In a genomic window of Saccharomyces paradoxus chromosome X, complete sequence:
- the AIM22 gene encoding putative lipoate--protein ligase (lipoate-protein ligase~similar to YJL046W) — MSMMFANWISSPRYMGQRNLVYCTTLFHTFTRWAKNTGDKYHAINSMYEDMFTPPSNNALILQDGGESDSTKTRTVSSLQEDISDFNEDLHNFYNIGFAKQIISASQLENVVKARGRFIIQSLSTSPYFNLALENYVFKNTPRVKKGFDNCRLLFYINDKCAVIGKNQNLWQEVDLVKLKSKNFELLRRFSGGGTVLHDLGNVNYSYLTSREKFETKFFNTMIIKWLNSFNSELRLDLNDRGDIIQDGFKVSGSAYKIAGGKAYHHATMLLKADLEQFSGLLEPSLPDNMEWESSGVHSVKSKIKNVGAISPNQFIGVVSERFQKNFKLDNEIPIYFCDEFKSINDEIKDAMNTLQSDKWKYLSGPKFSVKIKDKNLRIKVEKGMIYDCNRNDLIGLEFKGFLENIDSYT, encoded by the coding sequence ATGTCTATGATGTTTGCTAATTGGATATCTTCTCCTCGATATATGGGACAGCGGAACCTCGTATATTGCACCACTTTATTTCACACATTCACACGGTGGGCAAAAAATACAGGTGATAAATATCATGCTATAAACTCAATGTATGAGGATATGTTCACACCTCCAAGTAATAATGCCTTGATTTTACAGGATGGAGGCGAATCCGATTCTACTAAAACAAGGACTGTTAGCTCTTTACAAGAGGATATCAGTGATTTTAATGAAGACTTGCACAATTTCTATAATATAGGATTTGCCAAACAGATTATATCTGCTTCtcaattggaaaatgtAGTCAAGGCAAGAGGGAGGTTTATCATACAAAGCTTGTCCACCAGTCCCTATTTTAATCTAGCGCTTGAAAACTAtgtcttcaaaaatacaCCAAGAGTTAAAAAAGGTTTCGATAATTGCAGACTTTTATTTTACATCAATGATAAATGCGCAGTTATTGGCAAAAACCAAAATCTGTGGCAGGAAGTGGATCTTGTTAAGCTGAAgagtaaaaattttgaattacTGAGAAGATTTTCTGGAGGTGGTACTGTACTGCATGATTTGGGGAATGTTAATTATTCATATTTGACATCcagagaaaaatttgaaacaaagttTTTCAACACAATGATAATTAAGTGGTTAAATTCATTCAATTCCGAATTGAGACTGGATTTGAATGATAGAGGGGATATTATTCAAGACGGGTTTAAAGTTAGTGGCAGTGCTTATAAAATTGCTGGTGGTAAAGCATACCATCATGCAACGATGTTACTCAAAGCTGATTTGGAACAGTTCAGTGGTTTGTTAGAACCCTCATTACCGGACAATATGGAATGGGAATCGAGTGGAGTTCATAGTGTAAAATCTAAGATTAAAAATGTCGGTGCAATTAGTCCTAACCAATTCATTGGGGTAGTATCCGAGCGCTTTCAGAAGAACTTCAAACTTGACAACGAAATACCTATATATTTCTGTGACGAATTTAAATCTATAAATGACGAGATTAAAGATGCTATGAATACCTTACAGAGCGATAAATGGAAATATCTCTCGGGTCCCAAGTTCTCAGTAAAAATTAAGgataaaaatttaagaaTCAAAGTCGAAAAGGGTATGATTTATGACTGTAATAGAAACGATTTAATTGGCTTGGAATTCAAAGGTTTTTTGGAGAATATTGATAGTTACACATAA
- the NUP192 gene encoding Nup192p (Essential subunit of the inner ring of the nuclear pore complex (NPC)~similar to YJL039C), whose product MKWSAIPFKSLYRSIESGEFDFDLFREVLPDLQNLNLNTDNLKNNTSRSQLEKGEVELSDGSTFKLNREFIFEAISLSDELNLDEIVACELILSGDATANNGKVQYFLRRQYILQIVSFIVNCFHEDTDLYQELIKNGALVSNILSAFKFIHTQLSEIKQQINKAQILENYNALFQQNIKFRRDFLLREYDILSQILYGLVDKGAIMKNKDFILSLLHHVSELDSNDFFIIYYTPAFFHLFASLRVLPDADVKSLHSQFIKDLKDDSIYSKPVKVALIFIFFAYFIGWCKEDPKRRADVMDFKTDVDEPMTSAVELGAIEQILIFAADTSIVEQDKSMELFYDIRSLLERHIPRLIPKQLLDDEKIFSQTTNSNYNSAVVTDNMNGSGLWNSSYPGMMSIAGTTGLNSMPSNVNEYSYTTIVLSDQTQEFFLSSFDDVLQTIITDCAFLLTKIKDAEEDSLLSGEDLTLDDISLKADLERFFLSIYFFYASRPDYSSAFWSDKESNAYGFIEWCSRCNDNLMRSCFYLMISSLSFGPENSLNVYHYFGENNSISWKNIAQCVSDYTKKISNFNSSLQKRQQFSETTHNDIDSTAVALEEGLNEEAVIFLSSLLTLVGSVTYQVDEDVKSSLSTIFSDVLFEFTKINTPLVGAAFKVLSNLVPKLESSRTKFWSFLDSLVFKDSSLNYSSESYRTAFTSILTKYSDVLGFLQLFQNLISIHSRESGSEYMVFGKLAFPARLGQGYRKVGIWPYFDYIFNDILAHVDQIADIRNRRAVQLPILKIVHTGLCSFDYSVILNSIPAAANLDALVDCENFFNYVQECPTTPVFNYIFTEKVYKSIFNVVDVGVDQLSIELEGGKNQAELLQVAVKIINKVLDYQETYVEELFPIVKRHGKSDYFLPKNYSLHGLRSFYDAIFFNIPLVAHLGLYVGVDDQILALNSLRILAKLSERSDGSIASISRRNKLLTIFDSVDESARIKDAFITQLETSITDAGVLALKLELLDFLTSNLSNCSRTMSISHLLLGFQVSNVISLGPNLATFISSGTSLLDSLINLLEASLNSINKDNIDYAPMRLATAALEIILKLCRNTLTSGLLYSYLIKENFFERIMILDPQVTRFTTWNGSPFDNSTEEKSKNFAESESVGAFLSFLAYRNYWTQYLGLFIHKMSFSGTKSEVLTYVNYLISNTMYSVRLFSFLDPLNYGNIRESRETLSTFTNVPLNLEQVTLNKYCSGNIYDFHEMENLMRLIRRVCAESLNSNSFSPNVSKDQFLKDADLECIKAKSHLTIIISRNKALELNLSVLHSWVQLVQIIVTDGKLEPSTRSNFILEVFGTIIPKISDYIDFNITFSEELVSLAVFLFDIYNRDRKLIIDKGTVDGRLYQLFKTCIQGINSPLSSVALRSDFYILANHYLSRVLSDQEGSEKVLQDLRLGSKKLVEIIWNDIIYGEGTSRVTGILLLDSLIQLANKSKENFILDSLMKTTRLLLIIRSLKNTDALLNSTTEHINIDDLLYELTAFKATVFFLIRVAETRSGASALIENNLFRIIAELSFLKVDPDLGLDLMFDEVFVQNSNFLKVNVTLDNPLIVDKDANGVSLFELIVPIFQLISAVLVSMGSSNKSVVQTVKSLLNTYKRLVIGIFKRDLLREKEDKKNLTDPNNQSLNEMVKLIVMLCTLTGYQNDD is encoded by the coding sequence atgaaatgGTCTGCAATTCCTTTCAAATCATTGTATCGTTCTATTGAGAGTGGTGAGTTTGATTTTGACCTGTTCAGAGAGGTACTTCCTGATTTACAGAATTTGAACCTGAACACTGATAATCTAAAAAACAATACTAGCCGATCACAATTAGAAAAAGGTGAGGTTGAACTTTCCGATGGATCTACTTTTAAGCTCAACCGAGAGTTTATTTTCGAGGCTATTTCTTTGTCCGATGAATTGAACTTAGATGAAATTGTTGCATGTGAACTGATACTTTCCGGTGATGCCACTGCGAATAATGGCAAAGTACAATACTTTTTGAGAAGGCAATATATTCTGcaaattgtttcttttatagTCAACTGTTTCCACGAAGACACAGACTTATACCAAGAACTTATAAAGAATGGAGCTTTAGTTTCTAATATCCTCTCAGCCTTTAAGTTCATTCATACTCAATTATCTGAGATTAAACAACAAATTAATAAGGCCCAAATACTAGAGAATTATAATGCTttattccaacaaaatatcaaattcAGAAGAGACTTCTTGCTGAGAGAATATGATATTCTGAGTCAAATTTTATACGGTTTAGTGGATAAAGGAGCCATCATGAAAAACAAGGATTTCATACTGTCCTTGCTTCATCACGTATCAGAATTAGATTccaatgatttttttataatatactatacTCCTGCATTCTTCCACCTTTTCGCATCTTTAAGAGTTTTACCCGATGCAGATGTTAAATCGTTACATTCCCAGTTCATAAAAGACTTAAAGGATGACTCCATATATTCCAAACCGGTTAAAGTGGCTcttatctttattttttttgcttacTTCATCGGATGGTGTAAGGAGGATCCTAAAAGGAGGGCTGATGTGATGGACTTCAAAACTGATGTTGATGAGCCAATGACTTCTGCCGTCGAATTAGGTGCCATCGAACaaattttaatatttgCTGCTGATACTTCTATCGTGGAACAAGACAAGAGTATGGAGCTTTTCTACGATATAAGGTCTCTATTAGAAAGGCACATTCCAAGGCTAATTCCTAAACAGCTacttgatgatgaaaaaatcttcagTCAAACCACAAATTCTAACTATAACTCTGCAGTTGTAACCGACAATATGAACGGTAGCGGCTTATGGAATTCGTCTTATCCTGGAATGATGTCAATCGCTGGTACCACTGGGCTAAATAGTATGCCCAGTAATGTCAACGAATATTCCTATACGACTATTGTTTTATCAGATCAGACACAAGagtttttcctttcatcCTTTGATGATGTGCTTCAAACTATTATTACAGATTGTGCCTTCTTGCTTACAAAAATTAAGGATGCCGAGGAAGATTCTTTGTTGTCTGGTGAAGACTTAACTCTGGATGACATCTCATTAAAGGCTGACTTAGAAAGGTTTTTCCTGTCaatatatttcttctatGCATCTAGACCTGACTATTCCAGTGCTTTCTGGTCGGACAAGGAGTCAAACGCTTATGGTTTCATTGAGTGGTGTTCCAGATGCAACGACAACTTGATGAGGTcttgtttttatttgatgatTTCTAGCCTGTCCTTTGGTCCTGAAAATTCTCTGAATgtttatcattattttggCGAAAATAACTCAATTTCATGGAAAAATATTGCACAATGCGTCAGTGACTAcactaaaaaaataagcaaTTTTAACTCGAGCCTCCAAAAGAGACAGCAATTTAGTGAAACAACCCATAACGATATCGACTCGACTGCGGTGGCCTTAGAAGAAGGCTTAAATGAAGAAGCTGTAATATTTCTATCTTCTCTATTAACACTAGTTGGATCAGTTACATACCAGGTTGATGAGGATGTAAAAAGCTCTCTATCAACAATTTTCTCAGATGTTCTTTTCGAATTCACAAAGATAAACACACCCCTCGTGGGCGCTGCCTTCAAGGTTTTAAGTAATTTGGTTCCAAAACTTGAATCATCAAGGACAAAATTTTGGTCTTTTCTGGACTCGCTAGTTTTTAAGGATTCATCATTGAATTATTCATCCGAATCTTATAGAACTGCTTTCACAAGCATATTAACAAAATATTCTGATGTTTTAGGGTTTTTACAGCTCTTCCAAAATCTGATTTCTATTCATTCCCGCGAAAGTGGTAGCGAATACATGGTTTTTGGTAAATTGGCATTTCCTGCAAGATTAGGCCAGGGCTATAGGAAGGTAGGGATATGGCCATATTTCGACTACATTTTTAATGACATTTTAGCCCACGTAGATCAAATCGCTGATATTAGAAATAGAAGAGCTGTTCAACTTcccattttgaaaattgtcCATACTGGCTTATGCTCTTTTGACTACAGCGTAATTTTGAACTCTATTCCTGCTGCTGCGAATTTGGATGCTTTGGTAGATTGcgaaaatttcttcaattacGTTCAGGAGTGCCCAACAACCCCCGTATTCAACTATATATTTACGGAGAAGGTTTACAAAAGTATATTTAATGTGGTCGATGTTGGTGTTGATCAATTATCCATAGAGTTAGAAGGCGGCAAAAATCAGGCTGAATTGTTGCAAGTAGCTGTGAAAATAATCAATAAAGTATTGGATTATCAAGAGACATACGTAGAAGAATTATTTCCGATTGTCAAAAGGCATGGCAAAAGTGATTATTTCTTGCCAAAGAATTATTCTCTTCACGGATTACGTTCATTTTACgatgctatttttttcaatatccCACTTGTTGCACACTTGGGTTTATACGTCGGGGTTGACGACCAAATCTTAGCACTCAACTCACTGCGGATATTGGCGAAACTTTCAGAACGCTCCGATGGCTCCATTGCATCGATATCTAGGAGAAATAAGTTGTTAACGATATTCGATTCTGTAGATGAATCGGCGAGAATAAAGGATGCATTTATTACACAATTGGAAACCTCGATAACGGATGCTGGTGTCCTTGCTTTGAAGTTAGAGCTATTGGATTTTTTAACATCAAATCTATCTAACTGCAGTCGAACGATGAGCATCTCTCATTTATTATTAGGTTTCCAGGTTTCAAACGTTATATCCCTGGGACCGAACTTGGCAACCTTTATATCTTCCGGAACCTCATTACTTGATTCCCTCATCAACCTACTGGAAGCTTCATTGAACAGCATCAATAAAGACAATATTGATTATGCACCCATGAGATTGGCTACAGCAGCGCTGGAAATCATTCTCAAACTATGTCGCAATACGTTAACGTCTGGCCTTTTGTATTCATACctaatcaaagaaaacttttttgaaagaataatGATCCTCGATCCACAAGTAACAAGGTTCACAACTTGGAATGGTTCTCCGTTTGATAATTCCACGGAGGAAAAATCCAAGAACTTCGCTGAAAGCGAATCTGTCGGGgcatttttatcatttttagcCTACAGGAATTATTGGACACAATATTTGGGCCTATTCATTCACAAAATGTCATTTTCGGGAACGAAATCCGAGGTTTTAACATATGTGAATTACTTAATATCAAATACAATGTATTCAGTAAGGttattttccttcttggATCCATTAAACTATGGAAATATCCGTGAATCAAGAGAGACGCTATCAACCTTCACTAATGTTCCTTTGAATTTAGAACAAGTCACTCTTAACAAGTATTGCTCTGGCAATATCTATGACTTCCACGAAATGGAAAACCTCATGCGTCTGATTAGGAGAGTTTGTGCTGAAAGCTTGAATTCTAATTCCTTTAGCCCCAATGTGTCAAAAgaccaatttttgaaggatgCAGATCTCGAGTGTATAAAAGCAAAGAGTCATTTGACTATTATtatatcaagaaataaagCATTGGAGCTCAACCTGTCTGTGCTACACTCTTGGGTACAGTTGGTTCAAATTATTGTCACTGATGGAAAATTAGAGCCATCAACAAGATCAAACTTCATTTTGGAAGTTTTTGGTACAATCATTCCTAAGATTAGTGACTATATTGATTTTAatataactttttcagAAGAATTGGTTTCTCTCGCCGTTTTCCTAtttgatatatataacCGCGATCGTAAGTTGATTATCGACAAGGGCACGGTAGATGGCAGGTTATATCAATTATTCAAGACTTGCATTCAGGGTATAAACTCTCCACTTTCCTCTGTGGCATTAAGATCTGACTTTTATATATTAGCAAATCATTATTTGAGCAGAGTTTTAAGTGACCAAGAAGGATCCGAAAAAGTTCTACAAGATTTGAGACTAGGAAGTAAAAAGTTAGTGGAGATCATATGGaatgatattatttatGGTGAAGGAACTAGTAGGGTTACAGGTATATTACTACTGGATTCTCTAATTCAACTGGCtaataaaagtaaagaGAATTTCATACTGGATTCACTGATGAAAACTACGAGATTGCTTCTAATAATACGTTCGCTGAAAAATACAGATGCTTTGTTAAATTCTACTACGGAGCATATAAACATCGATGATTTATTATATGAATTGACGGCTTTTAAAGCCACtgtattctttttgatCCGTGTTGCCGAAACTAGGAGTGGAGCTAGTGCtttaattgaaaataatTTATTCCGAATAATCGCGGAATTGTCATTTCTGAAAGTTGATCCTGATTTGGGTCTAGACCTTATGTTCGACGAAGTTTTCGTTCAGAATTCTAATTTCCTGAAGGTTAACGTCACTTTGGATAACCCGCTAATAGTTGATAAAGACGCTAATGGTGTTTCATTGTTTGAGTTAATCGTTCCCATATTCCAACTAATATCAGCTGTTTTGGTGAGTATGGGAAGCTCAAACAAAAGTGTGGTTCAAACGGTAAAAAGCCTATTGAATACGTATAAAAGGTTAGTGATAGgaatattcaaaagagatcttttgagagaaaaagaagacaaGAAGAATTTGACGGATCCCAATAACCAAAGTTTGAACGAAATGGTGAAGTTAATTGTGATGTTATGCACATTAACAGGATATCAAAATGACGACTAA